A single region of the Eulemur rufifrons isolate Redbay chromosome 8, OSU_ERuf_1, whole genome shotgun sequence genome encodes:
- the SELE gene encoding E-selectin, which produces MIVSQLLFALTCVLLIKESGAWSYNTSTETMTYEEASEFCKQRYTHLVAIQNKEEIKYLNSILSYSPSYYWIGIRKINNVWTWVGTKKPLTKEAMNWAPGEPNNKQNEEDCVEIYIRREKDAGMWNDERCSKKKLALCYTAACTNTSCSGHGECIETVNNYTCKCHPGFSGFKCEQVVTCKAQEDPEHGRLVCTHPFGNFSYNSSCWVSCEKGYVPSNTETTQCTSSGEWTAPTPACNVVECDALTNPANGIMNCWRSPESSPWDTTCAFDCKEGFELMGARSLRCTSSGNWDNERPMCKAVTCSAIHQPQNGSVNCSNSTGEEFSFKSSCSFTCEEGFMLQGPAQVECTAQGQWSQQIPVCEALQCTALSSPEGGNVSCHPSVSGSFQSGSSCEFSCQQGFVLKGSKRLQCGPTGEWDSKKPTCEAVKCDAVHPPPRGLVSYTHSPTGEFTYKSTCAFSCEQGFELHGSAQLECTSQGQWTQEVPSCQVVQCSSLAVLGKINMSCSGEFAFGTECKFACPEGWTLNGSVALTCGATGHWSGTLPTCEAPAESNTLIIGLSAAGTSILTLTSFLFFLLKYLRKKVKKFVPSSSCQNLESEGNYQMPPDLI; this is translated from the exons ATGATTGTATCACAGCTTCTCTTTGCTCTCACTTGTG TGCTTCTCATTAAGGAAAGTGGAGCCTGGTCTTACAACACCTCCACAGAAACCATGACTTACGAGGAGGCCAGTGAGTTTTGTAAGCAGAGGTACACACACCTGGTCGCAATTCAAAACAAAGAAGAGATTAAATACCTAAATTCCATATTAAGCTATTCACCAAGTTATTACTGGATTGGaatcagaaaaatcaataatgtgTGGACCTGGGTAGGCACCAAGAAACCTCTGACCAAAGAAGCCATGAACTGGGCTCCAGGTGAACCCAACAATAAGCAAAACGAAGAGGATTGCGTGGAAATCTACATCCGGAGAGAAAAAGATGCAGGCATGTGGAACGATGAGAGATGCAGCAAGAAGAAGCTTGCCCTGTGCTACACAG CTGCCTGCACCAACACGTCTTGCAGCGGCCATGGTGAATGCATAGAGACAGTCAATAACTACACTTGCAAGTGCCACCCTGGCTTCAGTGGATTCAAGTGTGAGCAGG tTGTGACCTGTAAAGCACAGGAAGACCCTGAGCACGGAAGACTGGTTTGCACCCACCCATTCGGGAACTTCAGCTACAATTCTTCTTGCTGGGTCAGCTGTGAAAAGGGCTACGTGCCAAGCAACACGGAGACCACACAGTGTACGTCCTCCGGAGAATGGACTGCTCCTACTCCAGCCTGCAATG TGGTTGAGTGTGACGCTTTGACAAACCCTGCCAATGGGATCATGAACTGTTGGCGAAGTCCTGAAAGCTCGCCATGGGACACAACCTGTGCATTCGACTGTAAGGAAGGATTTGAACTAATGGGAGCCCGGAGCCTTCGGTGTACCTCATCTGGGAATTGGGACAACGAGAGGCCAATGTGTAAAG CTGTGACATGCAGCGCTATCCACCAGCCTCAGAATGGCTCTGTGAACTGTAGCAACTCCACTGGGGAAGAGTTTTCCTTCAAGTCATCCTGCAGCTTCACCTGTGAGGAAGGCTTCATGCTGCAGGGGCCAGCCCAGGTTGAATGCACTGCACAAGGGCAGTGGTCACAGCAAATCCCGGTTTGTGAAG CTCTCCAGTGCACAGCCTTGTCCAGCCCAGAGGGAGGGAACGTGAGTTGTCATCCCAGTGTTTCTGGAAGTTTCCAAAGTGGGTCCAGCTGCGAGTTCTCCTGTCAGCAGGGATTTGTGTTGAAGGGATCCAAAAGGCTCCAGTGTGGCCCCACAGGGGAGTGGGACAGCAAGAAGCCCACATGTGAAG CTGTGAAATGTGACGCTGTCCACCCACCCCCAAGGGGCTTGGTGAGTTATACTCATTCCCCTACTGGAGAATTCACCTACAAGTCCACATGTGCCTTCAGCTGTGAGCAAGGCTTTGAATTACATGGATCAGCTCAACTTGAGTGCACATCTCAGGGACAGTGGACACAGGAGGTCCCCTCCTGCCAAG TGGTACAATGTTCAAGCCTGGCAGTTCTGGGGAAGATCAACATGAGCTGCAGTGGAGAGTTTGCATTCGGCACTGAGTGCAAGTTTGCGTGTCCTGAAGGGTGGACTCTCAATGGCTCTGTGGCTCTGACATGTGGTGCCACAGGACACTGGTCTGGGACGCTGCCTACCTGTGAAG CTCCCGCTGAGTCCAATACCTTGATAATTGGGCTTTCTGCTGCTGGAACCTCTATCCTGACATTAACatcatttctcttcttccttctgaaaTACTTGCGGAAGAAAG tAAAGAAATTTGTTCCTTCCAG CAGCTGCCAAAACCTTGAATCAGAGGGAAACTACCAAATGCCTCCTGACCTCATTTAA